A genomic stretch from Aminobacter aminovorans includes:
- a CDS encoding site-specific tyrosine recombinase XerD has translation MKSGARIEAFLEMMSAERGAADNTLSSYRRDLEDASEFLSGRLADADATAIRSYLDDIAGRGFAATSQARKLSALRQFFRFMYAEGLRTDDPTGVLDSPKKDRPLPKTMSEAETGRLLDRAAMEASESAEGDSLAATRLHALVEVLYATGLRVSELVSLPLTVALRDERFFVVRGKGEKDRMVPLSAKAREAMRAWLDQRNRHPRQVDSPFLFPASSESGHLPRQVFARDLKGLAARAGIASAKISPHVLRHAFASHLLQNGADLRAVQQLLGHSDISTTQIYTHVLEERLLKLVNEHHPLAD, from the coding sequence ATGAAAAGCGGCGCGCGCATCGAGGCCTTCCTTGAAATGATGAGCGCCGAGCGCGGTGCCGCCGACAACACGCTTTCGAGTTATCGCCGCGATCTCGAAGACGCCTCGGAATTTCTCAGTGGACGCCTCGCCGATGCCGATGCCACGGCCATCCGCAGCTATCTCGACGACATTGCCGGCCGCGGCTTCGCTGCGACATCCCAGGCGCGCAAGCTCTCAGCCCTCAGGCAGTTCTTCCGCTTCATGTATGCCGAAGGCCTGCGAACCGACGATCCGACCGGCGTGCTCGACAGCCCGAAGAAGGACCGTCCGCTGCCCAAGACGATGAGCGAGGCCGAAACCGGCCGGCTGCTCGACCGCGCGGCGATGGAAGCCAGCGAATCCGCCGAGGGCGACAGCCTGGCCGCGACCCGGCTGCACGCGCTTGTCGAGGTGCTCTATGCCACCGGCTTGCGCGTTTCGGAGTTGGTCAGCCTGCCGCTGACGGTGGCGCTGCGCGACGAGCGCTTCTTCGTGGTGCGAGGCAAGGGCGAGAAGGACCGCATGGTGCCGTTGTCGGCCAAGGCGCGCGAGGCGATGCGGGCCTGGCTCGACCAGCGCAATCGCCATCCCCGGCAGGTCGACAGCCCATTCCTGTTTCCGGCTTCGTCCGAGAGTGGACACCTGCCGCGCCAGGTTTTTGCCCGCGACCTCAAGGGCCTTGCGGCGCGTGCCGGCATCGCTTCGGCAAAAATCTCGCCGCACGTGCTGCGTCACGCCTTTGCCAGCCACCTGCTGCAGAATGGTGCCGACCTGCGCGCCGTCCAGCAATTGCTTGGCCATTCCGACATTTCGACCACGCAGATCTATACCCATGTTCTGGAAGAACGGCTGCTGAAACTGGTCAACGAGCATCATCCGCTTGCCGATTAG
- a CDS encoding saccharopine dehydrogenase family protein yields MKQIVVVGAGKIGSTIADMLAETGDYQVTVVDRSQAALDSLETGNAVQTLKVEIAEAGALDAVLAGKFAVLSAAPFHLTTRIAEAAAKAGVHYLDLTEDVASTRIVKELATTAKSAFIPQCGLAPGFISIVANDLAKRFDSLESVRMRVGALPQYPSNALNYNLTWSTDGVINEYCEPCEAIVEGSLVEVPPLEEREEFSLDGITYEAFNTSGGLGTLCETYKGKVRTLNYRTIRYPGHAAIMKALLNDLGLRHRREVLKDILENSLPATMQDVVVIFVTVSGRKGGRLLQESYANKIYSRQMGKMVRSAIQITTASGICSVLDMLANGALPQQGFIRQEDIALDAFLANRFGHNYAQAAASHLAA; encoded by the coding sequence ATGAAACAGATCGTTGTCGTAGGCGCAGGCAAGATCGGCTCGACCATCGCCGATATGCTGGCTGAAACGGGCGACTACCAGGTAACCGTGGTCGATCGCTCGCAGGCGGCTCTCGATTCGCTCGAAACCGGCAACGCCGTCCAGACGCTGAAGGTCGAAATCGCCGAGGCCGGCGCGCTCGACGCTGTGCTGGCCGGCAAGTTCGCCGTGCTTTCGGCAGCCCCCTTCCACCTCACCACCCGCATCGCCGAGGCTGCCGCCAAGGCCGGCGTGCATTATCTCGACCTGACCGAGGACGTCGCTTCGACCCGCATCGTCAAGGAATTGGCGACGACCGCCAAGAGCGCCTTCATTCCCCAATGCGGCCTGGCACCGGGCTTCATCTCGATCGTTGCCAACGACCTCGCCAAGCGTTTCGATTCGCTGGAAAGCGTGCGCATGCGCGTCGGCGCGCTGCCGCAGTATCCGTCCAATGCGCTCAACTACAACCTGACCTGGAGCACCGACGGCGTCATCAACGAATATTGCGAGCCCTGCGAAGCGATCGTCGAGGGTTCGCTGGTCGAGGTGCCGCCGCTCGAGGAGCGCGAGGAATTCTCGCTCGATGGCATCACCTATGAGGCGTTCAACACCTCGGGCGGGCTTGGCACGCTCTGCGAGACCTACAAGGGCAAGGTGCGCACGCTGAACTACCGCACCATCCGCTATCCCGGCCATGCCGCGATCATGAAGGCGCTGCTCAACGACCTCGGCCTGCGCCACCGCCGCGAAGTGCTCAAGGACATCCTGGAGAACTCGCTGCCGGCAACCATGCAGGACGTGGTGGTGATCTTCGTCACCGTCAGCGGCCGCAAAGGCGGGCGCCTGCTGCAGGAAAGCTACGCCAACAAGATCTACAGCCGCCAGATGGGCAAGATGGTGCGCAGCGCGATCCAGATCACCACCGCTTCCGGCATCTGCTCGGTGCTCGACATGCTGGCCAACGGCGCGCTGCCGCAGCAGGGCTTCATCCGCCAGGAAGACATCGCGCTCGACGCCTTCCTCGCCAACCGTTTCGGCCACAACTACGCCCAGGCCGCGGCAAGCCATCTGGCAGCCTGA
- a CDS encoding shikimate kinase — protein sequence MTPDAQTPFPEGSVTALLEGLGTRSIVFVGLMGAGKTAIGRKVAQALGLGFIDSDHEIESVSRMSIPELFERYGEVEFRALEQRVIGRVLENGPQVLSTGGGAFMNAQTRAAISGHGVSIWLKAELDLLMERVSKKQNRPLLQNADPRAVLSKLMDERYPVYGLADLTVATRDDRKEAIASEVIEALCSHFGVPGRIHVSEGSEDHE from the coding sequence ATGACACCCGACGCGCAGACACCATTTCCCGAAGGCTCCGTCACCGCCCTGCTTGAAGGGCTGGGCACGCGCTCGATCGTCTTCGTCGGCCTCATGGGTGCGGGCAAGACGGCCATCGGCCGCAAGGTCGCGCAGGCACTCGGACTCGGCTTCATCGACAGCGACCACGAGATCGAAAGCGTGTCGCGGATGAGCATTCCCGAATTGTTCGAACGTTATGGCGAGGTCGAGTTCCGCGCGCTCGAGCAGCGCGTCATCGGCCGCGTGCTGGAGAACGGTCCGCAGGTGCTGTCGACCGGCGGCGGCGCCTTCATGAATGCGCAGACCCGTGCAGCGATTTCAGGCCACGGCGTATCGATCTGGCTCAAGGCCGAGCTCGACCTGTTGATGGAGCGCGTCTCCAAGAAGCAGAACCGGCCGCTGCTGCAGAACGCCGATCCGCGCGCGGTGCTTTCCAAGCTGATGGACGAGCGCTACCCGGTCTATGGCCTTGCCGACCTGACGGTCGCGACGCGCGACGACCGCAAGGAGGCGATCGCCAGCGAGGTCATCGAAGCGCTGTGCAGCCATTTCGGCGTGCCCGGCAGGATTCACGTTTCGGAAGGCTCGGAGGATCACGAATGA
- the cobT gene encoding cobaltochelatase subunit CobT, with product MAGPGDNTRNKSKTGSEADSFKRAMTVCMRAISGDNGLEVAFAKERPALAGNRARLPELPKKASPSDIAVTRGLGDSMALKRACHDGRIHARLAPEGKQARAVFDAVEQARVEAIGSRAMTGVAQNITSMLEDKYAKANLADVTEQSEAPLEEALALMVREKLTGQPVPKSGERMVSLWREWVDQKAGGDLDGLLGSLEDQQAFARVVRHMLASLEMAEEYGDDQETEDNEDQDDDQPQGEEQSEEGGEDDSGSEQAQSEDAESSADEEQSGEMEASDATSDEMSDDDDVDSETPGEARRQDNPFANLPREIDYKVFTTAFDETVGAEELCDEDELDRLRAFLDKQLANLSGVVGRLANRLQRRLMAQQNRSWDFDLEEGYLDPARLVRVVIDPMQPLSFKQERDTKFRDTVVTLVLDNSGSMRGRPITVAATCADILARTLERCGVSVEILGFTTRAWKGGQAREKWLKDGKPPNPGRLNDLRHIIYKSADAPWRRSRRNLGLMMREGLLKENIDGEALLWAHQRLIARPEQRKILMMISDGAPVDDSTLSVNPGNYLERHLRAVIDLIETRSPVELLAIGIGHDVTRYYRRAVTIVDAEELAGAMTEQLASLFGEESARETRRGGFRRAG from the coding sequence ATGGCGGGGCCAGGCGACAACACACGCAACAAGTCGAAGACGGGCTCTGAAGCCGACAGCTTCAAGCGCGCGATGACCGTCTGCATGCGTGCCATTTCGGGCGACAACGGCCTCGAAGTGGCCTTTGCCAAGGAGCGGCCGGCGCTTGCCGGCAATCGTGCCCGCCTGCCCGAGCTGCCCAAGAAGGCCTCGCCCAGTGACATCGCCGTCACCCGTGGCCTCGGCGATTCCATGGCGCTGAAGCGCGCCTGCCACGACGGCCGCATCCATGCCCGCCTGGCGCCCGAGGGCAAGCAGGCCCGTGCTGTTTTCGACGCCGTCGAGCAGGCTCGTGTCGAGGCCATCGGCAGCCGCGCCATGACAGGCGTTGCGCAGAACATCACCTCGATGCTCGAGGACAAATACGCCAAGGCCAATCTCGCCGACGTCACCGAACAGTCGGAAGCGCCGCTCGAGGAAGCGCTGGCGCTGATGGTGCGCGAGAAGCTGACCGGCCAGCCGGTCCCCAAGAGCGGCGAGCGCATGGTCTCGCTCTGGCGCGAATGGGTCGACCAGAAGGCCGGTGGCGATCTCGACGGACTGCTCGGCAGCCTCGAGGACCAACAGGCTTTCGCCCGTGTCGTCCGTCACATGCTGGCCTCGCTCGAGATGGCCGAGGAATATGGCGACGACCAGGAGACCGAGGACAACGAGGACCAGGACGACGATCAGCCGCAAGGCGAGGAGCAGAGCGAGGAGGGCGGCGAGGACGATTCCGGCTCCGAGCAGGCACAGTCCGAAGATGCCGAATCCTCCGCCGACGAAGAGCAGTCCGGCGAGATGGAGGCGTCCGATGCCACCTCCGACGAGATGTCCGACGACGATGACGTCGATTCCGAGACGCCAGGCGAGGCGCGTCGCCAGGACAATCCGTTCGCCAACCTGCCGCGCGAAATCGACTACAAGGTTTTCACCACCGCCTTTGACGAGACGGTGGGCGCAGAGGAACTTTGCGACGAGGACGAGCTCGACCGTCTGCGCGCTTTCCTCGACAAGCAGCTTGCCAATCTGTCTGGTGTCGTCGGCCGCCTGGCAAATCGCCTGCAGCGCCGCCTGATGGCGCAGCAGAACCGCTCCTGGGACTTCGACCTCGAAGAGGGTTATCTCGATCCGGCGCGCCTTGTGCGTGTCGTCATCGACCCGATGCAGCCGCTGTCCTTCAAGCAAGAGCGCGACACCAAGTTCCGCGACACGGTCGTTACGCTCGTGCTCGACAATTCCGGCTCGATGCGCGGCCGCCCGATCACTGTCGCTGCCACCTGCGCCGACATTCTGGCGCGCACGCTGGAGCGCTGCGGCGTCTCGGTCGAGATCCTTGGCTTCACCACCCGTGCGTGGAAAGGTGGGCAGGCGCGCGAGAAGTGGCTGAAGGACGGCAAGCCGCCGAACCCCGGCCGCCTCAACGACCTGCGCCACATCATCTACAAGAGCGCCGATGCGCCATGGCGGCGTTCGCGCCGTAACCTCGGCCTGATGATGCGCGAAGGCCTGCTCAAAGAAAACATCGACGGCGAAGCGCTGCTTTGGGCGCACCAGCGCCTGATCGCGCGGCCGGAGCAGCGCAAGATTCTGATGATGATCTCGGACGGCGCCCCGGTCGACGATTCGACGCTGTCGGTGAACCCGGGCAATTATCTGGAGCGCCATCTGCGCGCCGTCATCGATCTGATCGAGACGCGCTCGCCGGTCGAGTTGCTCGCCATCGGCATCGGCCACGACGTCACGCGCTATTATCGCCGCGCCGTCACCATCGTCGACGCCGAGGAACTGGCAGGTGCCATGACCGAGCAACTCGCCTCGCTGTTCGGTGAGGAAAGCGCGCGTGAAACCCGCCGCGGCGGCTTCCGGCGCGCCGGATGA
- the aroB gene encoding 3-dehydroquinate synthase — MSVVTVEVGLGDRAYDILIGPGLIGRGGELIHKRLPKARTAIVTDENVAAAHLEPLVESLIAAGNAPAVITLPAGEKTKSFASLETVVDQIIAARLERGDAVIALGGGVIGDLTGFAAGIVRRGMHFVQMPTSLLAQVDSSVGGKTGINSPRGKNLIGVFHQPKLVLADTAALDTLPLREFRAGYAEVAKYGLIDRPDFFAWLENNWQEVFSGGAARIEAIAQSCRAKADVVARDEFETGDRALLNLGHTFGHALEAATAYDGSRLVHGEGVAIGMALAHRFSARLNLASPDDAARVEAHLRAVGLPWRMSDIPGSLPDAEALFNYITQDKKVSRGALTFILTRGIGQSFIAKDVPASEVVSFLKENRQE, encoded by the coding sequence ATGAGCGTCGTCACTGTCGAAGTCGGACTTGGCGACCGCGCCTATGACATCCTGATCGGCCCCGGCCTGATCGGACGTGGCGGCGAGCTGATCCACAAGCGCCTGCCCAAGGCGCGCACGGCGATCGTTACCGACGAAAACGTCGCTGCCGCCCATCTCGAACCATTGGTGGAAAGCCTCATCGCTGCCGGCAATGCGCCTGCGGTGATCACCTTGCCGGCCGGCGAAAAGACCAAGAGCTTCGCCTCGCTCGAAACCGTGGTCGACCAGATCATCGCTGCCCGGCTTGAACGCGGCGATGCGGTGATCGCGCTTGGCGGCGGCGTCATCGGCGATCTCACCGGCTTTGCCGCCGGCATCGTCAGGCGCGGCATGCATTTCGTGCAGATGCCGACCTCGCTTCTGGCCCAGGTCGATTCGTCGGTCGGCGGCAAGACCGGCATCAACAGCCCGCGCGGCAAGAACCTGATCGGCGTCTTCCATCAGCCGAAGCTGGTGCTGGCCGATACCGCCGCGCTCGACACGCTGCCGCTGCGCGAATTCCGCGCCGGTTATGCCGAGGTCGCCAAATACGGCCTGATCGACCGCCCGGATTTCTTCGCCTGGCTGGAGAACAACTGGCAGGAGGTCTTTTCGGGCGGTGCGGCCCGCATCGAGGCCATCGCCCAGTCCTGCCGCGCCAAGGCCGATGTGGTTGCCCGCGACGAGTTCGAAACCGGCGACCGCGCCTTGCTCAATCTCGGCCACACCTTCGGCCACGCGCTCGAAGCCGCCACCGCCTATGACGGTTCGCGGCTCGTCCATGGCGAGGGCGTCGCCATCGGCATGGCGCTGGCGCATCGCTTCTCGGCCCGCCTCAATCTTGCAAGCCCAGATGATGCGGCCCGCGTCGAGGCGCATCTGCGCGCCGTCGGCCTGCCGTGGCGCATGTCCGACATTCCCGGCTCGCTGCCGGACGCTGAGGCGCTGTTCAACTACATCACCCAGGACAAGAAGGTTTCGCGCGGTGCGCTGACTTTCATCCTCACCCGCGGCATCGGCCAGTCCTTCATCGCCAAGGACGTGCCGGCCTCGGAGGTCGTGTCGTTTCTCAAGGAGAATCGTCAGGAATGA
- a CDS encoding nuclear transport factor 2 family protein — protein sequence MSSDVTSVIDRYCAVWNEDDQEQRKALLEAVWAEQASYTDPRADTVGADELLAHIAKIRASRPGAKIVRTTVVDVHHRVARFGWRVIEADGTPMPEGIDFVELAPDGERIERIIGFFGPMTAI from the coding sequence ATGTCGTCCGATGTCACAAGTGTGATCGACCGCTACTGCGCGGTCTGGAACGAGGACGACCAAGAGCAGCGCAAGGCGCTACTGGAAGCCGTCTGGGCCGAGCAGGCAAGCTACACCGACCCGCGTGCGGATACTGTCGGCGCGGATGAGCTTTTGGCGCATATCGCGAAGATCCGGGCCAGCCGTCCCGGCGCGAAAATCGTTCGCACAACAGTGGTCGACGTTCATCACAGAGTTGCCCGGTTCGGCTGGCGCGTCATCGAGGCCGACGGCACGCCGATGCCCGAAGGCATAGACTTTGTCGAACTGGCGCCTGACGGGGAACGCATCGAGCGCATCATCGGCTTCTTCGGGCCAATGACGGCGATCTGA
- a CDS encoding histidine kinase: MPTLFRFLVTLAVLAGIAYGAMFALVMFVEPKKAEITVRIPPEKLAPKK, from the coding sequence ATGCCGACACTTTTCCGGTTCCTTGTCACGCTCGCTGTTCTGGCGGGCATCGCTTACGGCGCCATGTTTGCGCTGGTGATGTTCGTCGAGCCGAAGAAGGCCGAAATCACCGTGCGCATTCCACCGGAAAAGCTCGCGCCCAAAAAATGA
- a CDS encoding esterase-like activity of phytase family protein has translation MILSPGQFQEKCAAVFRPELRKNKKIERFRVSKKSGSALSRLRHLACAALATLALSTSLTASSRAEQPDIERIEISARPIARFQIGLDQKIFGPLEFVGGLEMTSSSRNLGALSAFRFLKPGSDFIGVADTGFWYFGRVARDSALRPTGIENFRMVQMVDSSGDAIEKKWQADAEGLAVKDGIATVGFERTHRIAQYRIDPDNIGAPFRELDFLVPRNELRTNRGFETVAYSAEKGGLVVVSEKSLDKAGNIFAAIIEGPKKGVFTVKRNGEFDITDGAFLPDGDLLLLERSFSMASGVKMRLRRIASETIAMDQVADGPVLLEANMGYQIDNMEGLDVWQRSDGALIVSLVSDDNHSILQRNLYLEFILHGD, from the coding sequence ATGATCTTGTCGCCAGGGCAATTCCAGGAAAAGTGTGCAGCGGTTTTCCGTCCGGAATTGCGCAAAAACAAGAAGATAGAGCGTTTCCGCGTTTCGAAGAAAAGCGGCAGCGCCCTATCCCGGCTGCGGCATCTTGCTTGTGCTGCCCTGGCGACGCTCGCGCTTTCGACCTCGCTCACTGCCTCTTCGCGCGCCGAACAGCCTGACATCGAGCGCATCGAGATATCAGCCCGTCCCATCGCTCGCTTCCAGATCGGCCTCGACCAGAAGATATTCGGTCCGCTCGAATTCGTCGGCGGCCTTGAAATGACCTCGTCGTCGCGCAATCTCGGTGCGCTTTCGGCCTTCCGCTTTCTCAAGCCGGGTAGCGATTTCATCGGCGTCGCCGACACCGGTTTCTGGTATTTCGGCCGCGTCGCCCGCGATTCCGCCCTGCGCCCGACAGGGATCGAGAATTTCCGCATGGTGCAGATGGTGGACAGCTCCGGCGACGCCATCGAGAAAAAATGGCAGGCCGATGCTGAAGGCCTCGCGGTCAAGGACGGTATTGCCACCGTCGGCTTCGAGCGCACCCACCGCATCGCCCAGTATCGCATCGATCCCGACAACATCGGCGCGCCGTTCCGCGAGCTCGATTTCCTCGTGCCACGCAACGAGCTGCGCACGAATCGTGGCTTCGAGACCGTCGCCTATTCCGCCGAAAAGGGCGGGCTGGTCGTGGTGTCGGAAAAGAGCCTCGACAAGGCAGGTAACATCTTCGCCGCGATCATCGAGGGGCCCAAGAAGGGCGTCTTCACTGTCAAGCGCAACGGTGAGTTCGACATCACCGACGGCGCCTTCCTGCCAGATGGCGACCTGTTGCTGCTCGAACGCAGCTTCTCGATGGCATCGGGCGTCAAGATGCGGCTCAGGCGCATCGCGTCTGAAACCATCGCCATGGACCAGGTCGCCGACGGCCCGGTACTGCTGGAAGCCAATATGGGCTACCAGATCGACAACATGGAAGGGCTCGACGTCTGGCAGCGCAGCGACGGGGCGCTGATCGTGTCGCTGGTCTCGGATGACAATCATTCGATCCTCCAGCGCAATCTCTACCTGGAATTCATCCTCCATGGCGATTAA
- a CDS encoding J domain-containing protein — protein MKPYPKYFDKIRVRPDPEAEVKSHAPACQWDGCKQPGTHKAPVGRMKEGEYFRFCFDHVREYNKGFNYFSGLADGDIARFQKEALTGHRPTWTIGSNASAASNGAARSAPDFAQQRSGRAGYYNRMRDSSNVFGGQGAPRQRKAKPLEAKALETLGLDTRATATDIKTRYKELVKRHHPDANGGDRGSEDRFRDVLQAYRVLKQAGLC, from the coding sequence ATGAAGCCGTACCCAAAATATTTCGACAAGATCCGCGTCCGGCCTGATCCGGAAGCGGAGGTGAAGTCGCACGCGCCGGCCTGCCAGTGGGACGGCTGCAAGCAGCCGGGAACGCACAAGGCGCCTGTCGGCCGGATGAAGGAAGGCGAGTACTTCCGCTTCTGTTTCGACCACGTGCGCGAGTACAACAAGGGCTTCAATTATTTCTCCGGCCTCGCCGACGGCGACATCGCGCGCTTCCAGAAGGAAGCGCTGACCGGCCACCGGCCGACCTGGACCATCGGTTCCAATGCGTCCGCAGCTTCCAATGGCGCGGCGCGCTCGGCACCTGATTTTGCCCAGCAGCGCTCGGGCCGCGCCGGCTACTACAATCGCATGCGCGATTCCAGCAACGTGTTCGGCGGGCAGGGCGCACCGCGCCAGCGCAAGGCCAAGCCCCTGGAAGCCAAGGCGCTGGAGACGCTGGGGCTCGATACCAGGGCCACTGCCACCGACATCAAGACGCGTTACAAGGAACTGGTCAAACGCCACCACCCCGATGCCAATGGCGGTGACCGGGGGTCTGAGGACCGCTTCAGGGACGTGCTCCAGGCCTATCGCGTGCTCAAGCAAGCGGGATTGTGTTGA
- the cobS gene encoding cobaltochelatase subunit CobS — MNKVDRDITNLPDTTVSVKDTFGFESKMVVPAYSASSEHVPDIDPDYLFDKATTMAILAGFAYNRRVMVSGYHGTGKSTHIEQVAARLNWPMVRVNLDSHVSRIDLVGKDAIVVKEGMQVTEFKDGILPWAYQHNVALCFDEYDAGRPDVMFVIQRVLESSGRLTLLDQSRVIRPHPAFRLFATANTVGLGDTTGLYHGTQQINQAQMDRWSIVTTLNYLPHDNEVNIVIAKAKHYRDAKGKEIVNKMVRVADMTRSAFINGDLSTVMSPRTVITWAENAEIFGDVGMAFRLTFLNKCDELERSVVAEFYQRAFGEDLPESSANVVLG; from the coding sequence ATGAACAAGGTCGATCGCGACATCACCAATCTGCCTGATACCACGGTGTCGGTGAAAGACACCTTCGGCTTCGAGTCGAAGATGGTCGTACCGGCCTATTCGGCCTCGTCGGAGCATGTGCCCGACATCGATCCGGACTACCTGTTCGACAAGGCAACGACCATGGCGATCCTCGCCGGCTTCGCCTACAACCGCCGCGTCATGGTGTCGGGTTATCACGGCACCGGCAAGTCGACCCACATCGAGCAGGTCGCCGCCCGACTCAACTGGCCGATGGTCCGCGTCAACCTCGACAGCCACGTCAGCCGTATCGATCTGGTCGGCAAGGACGCGATCGTCGTCAAGGAAGGCATGCAGGTCACCGAGTTCAAGGACGGCATCCTGCCCTGGGCCTACCAGCACAATGTCGCACTCTGCTTCGACGAATACGACGCCGGCCGTCCCGACGTGATGTTCGTCATCCAGCGCGTTCTGGAATCGTCGGGCCGCCTGACCCTGCTCGACCAGAGCCGCGTCATCCGTCCGCACCCGGCATTCCGCCTGTTCGCCACCGCCAACACCGTCGGCCTCGGCGACACCACCGGCCTCTATCACGGCACCCAGCAGATCAACCAGGCGCAGATGGACCGCTGGTCGATCGTGACGACGCTGAACTACCTGCCGCACGACAATGAAGTGAACATCGTCATTGCCAAGGCCAAGCATTACCGCGACGCCAAGGGCAAGGAGATCGTCAACAAGATGGTCCGCGTCGCCGACATGACGCGCTCGGCCTTCATCAATGGCGACCTGTCGACTGTCATGAGCCCGCGTACTGTCATCACTTGGGCCGAAAACGCCGAGATCTTCGGCGATGTCGGCATGGCGTTCCGGCTCACCTTCCTCAACAAGTGCGACGAGCTCGAACGTTCGGTCGTGGCCGAGTTCTACCAGCGCGCCTTCGGCGAAGATCTGCCGGAGTCATCCGCCAACGTCGTGCTGGGATAA
- a CDS encoding Lrp/AsnC family transcriptional regulator produces the protein MTTDPDRALLTLLRDNARASTAELARKLGVSRTTVQSRIERLEQRGVIAGYSVMLSPDYEKNLVRAHILVTALPKVSAAVEAVLKRIPEVRTLHSVSGNFDMIVVVEAPSVRDLDALIDRIGALEGVERTLSSIILSTRIDR, from the coding sequence ATGACGACAGACCCTGACCGTGCCCTGCTAACCTTGCTGCGCGACAACGCGCGTGCCTCGACTGCCGAGCTGGCGCGCAAGCTCGGCGTCTCCAGAACGACGGTACAAAGCCGCATCGAGCGGCTGGAGCAGCGCGGGGTGATCGCAGGCTACAGCGTCATGCTGTCGCCCGACTACGAGAAGAACCTCGTCCGAGCCCACATCCTGGTCACGGCCCTGCCCAAGGTTTCTGCAGCAGTCGAGGCGGTTCTGAAGCGTATTCCCGAAGTGCGCACGCTGCATTCGGTCAGCGGCAATTTCGACATGATCGTCGTCGTCGAGGCGCCGTCGGTGCGCGACCTCGACGCATTGATCGACCGCATCGGTGCGCTCGAAGGCGTCGAGCGCACCTTGTCTTCGATCATCCTGTCGACGCGGATAGACCGCTGA
- a CDS encoding BolA family protein — protein MSIQATIETKLNQAFSPERLVVLNESHLHAGHHHVDGGHHATFDGSGETHFRIRIVAPAFAGMSRIDRHRAVNDALSAELKAGLHALAIEPAAPGEATRW, from the coding sequence ATGTCCATACAGGCGACCATCGAAACGAAGCTGAACCAGGCATTTTCGCCCGAACGGCTCGTCGTGCTCAACGAAAGCCACTTGCACGCCGGCCACCACCATGTCGACGGCGGCCATCACGCCACCTTCGACGGGTCAGGTGAAACGCATTTCCGCATCCGCATCGTCGCCCCGGCCTTTGCCGGTATGAGCCGCATCGACCGCCACCGCGCCGTCAACGATGCGCTTTCAGCCGAACTCAAGGCCGGCCTGCACGCGCTGGCGATCGAGCCGGCGGCCCCCGGCGAAGCGACGCGCTGGTAA
- a CDS encoding HlyC/CorC family transporter gives MIDAGWIVAGILAGLILLALAFRDRLLASLGYELLALTPQRSAHDELRGAVDDFHRDGQVVKQDRDQVGGLLDLHELEVSDVMVHRTAMRSVNADIASEALVREILQSPYTRMPLWRGSIDNIVGVVHAKDLLRALNDVEGDYSRVDVPKVASKPWFVPDTTTLQEQLNAFLRRKAHFAIVVDEYGEVEGLVTLEDIIEEIVGEIADEHDIDVQGVKQEADGSVVVDGTVPIRDLNRALDWHLPDDEATTIAGLVIHETQSIPEEKQAFTFHGKRFIVMKRDKNRLARIRIRPAVVEPQSPR, from the coding sequence ATGATAGATGCAGGCTGGATCGTCGCAGGCATTCTGGCGGGGCTGATCTTATTGGCCCTGGCGTTCCGCGACCGTCTGCTCGCATCGCTGGGCTACGAGCTTTTGGCGCTGACGCCGCAGCGCTCCGCCCATGACGAACTGCGTGGTGCTGTCGACGATTTCCACCGCGACGGCCAGGTGGTCAAGCAGGACCGCGACCAGGTCGGCGGCCTGCTCGACCTGCATGAGCTCGAAGTCTCCGACGTCATGGTCCACCGCACGGCCATGCGCTCGGTCAATGCCGACATCGCGTCCGAGGCGCTGGTCCGCGAGATCCTGCAGAGCCCTTATACGCGCATGCCGTTGTGGCGCGGCTCGATCGACAACATTGTCGGCGTCGTCCACGCCAAGGACCTGTTGCGGGCGCTCAACGACGTCGAGGGCGACTATTCCAGGGTCGATGTGCCGAAGGTCGCCTCCAAGCCGTGGTTCGTGCCCGACACGACGACGCTTCAGGAACAGCTCAACGCCTTTCTGCGCCGCAAGGCGCATTTCGCCATCGTCGTCGACGAATATGGCGAGGTCGAAGGGCTGGTGACGCTCGAAGACATCATCGAAGAGATCGTCGGCGAGATTGCCGACGAGCACGACATCGACGTCCAGGGCGTCAAGCAGGAGGCCGATGGCTCGGTGGTCGTCGACGGCACCGTGCCGATCCGCGACCTCAACCGCGCGCTCGACTGGCACCTGCCGGACGACGAGGCGACGACGATCGCCGGGCTCGTCATCCACGAGACCCAGTCGATCCCCGAGGAAAAACAGGCCTTCACCTTCCACGGCAAGCGCTTCATCGTCATGAAACGCGATAAGAACCGCCTCGCGCGTATCAGGATCAGGCCTGCTGTGGTCGAGCCGCAATCGCCGCGCTGA